DNA sequence from the Proteobacteria bacterium CG1_02_64_396 genome:
CCCAGTCGACTCCGGCAAATCCGCCGTACCAGACCCGGTTTTTGCCGTCGGCCAGGTAGTTGTCCCACTTGTTCCACAGCCCCTGGAAGAACCAGCAAAAAAACGGGGTCAGGTCTTGACATGCCACTTTTTACACGCAGTCTTCCCCCATGGCCCGTCCACTAAGACTCGAATATTCCGGTGCGCTCTACCACGTTACCAGTCGCGGCAACGCGCGGCAGGCAATCGTCCATGATGACGACGACCGGGCGCTCTTCCTTGAAATCCTCGGCTCGGTGATGGATCGGTTTGGCTGGTTGTGCCACGCCTACTGCTTGATGGACAACCACTACCACCTACTGATCGAGACCCCCAAGCCCAACCTCTCCCAGGGCATGCGCCAGCTCAACGGGGTGTTCACCCAAAAGATCAATCGCGGTCGGGGCAGGGCGGGGCATTTGTTTCAGGGGCGGTTCAAGGCGATTTTGGTGGAGCGGGAAAGCTATCTGTTGGCGCTGGCCCGTTACGTGGTGCTCAATCCGGTCCGGGCGCGGATGGTCAAGAAGGCGGGGGATTACCGGTGGAGCAGCTACCGGGCGACCGTGGGGATGACTCCGAAGCCGTCCTGGCTGACGACCTCGTCGCTTTTGGCCCAGTTCGGATCTTCCGTCCCGGCGGCGCGCGAGTCGTATGCTGGGTTCGTCGAAAGCGGTCGTGCGGATGTCTCGCCCTGGCCGGAACTCAAAGGGCAGGTTTTGCTGGGATCGGAGACCTTTCTGGCGGAGATGCGGGCACGCATGGGGGGTGTGGATCATCCTGAGATCCCGTTGATCCAGCGTCGCTCACACCGTCCCAGCCTAGATGTGTTGTTTCCCGCATCGGAGTCGATGTCTAAGGTGCAACGGGACGAAGCCATCCGTGCCGCGTTCGAAACACACGGCTACAGCATGACCGCCATCGCCCGGCAAACGGGGCTGCACTAC
Encoded proteins:
- a CDS encoding addiction module toxin RelE; this encodes MARPLRLEYSGALYHVTSRGNARQAIVHDDDDRALFLEILGSVMDRFGWLCHAYCLMDNHYHLLIETPKPNLSQGMRQLNGVFTQKINRGRGRAGHLFQGRFKAILVERESYLLALARYVVLNPVRARMVKKAGDYRWSSYRATVGMTPKPSWLTTSSLLAQFGSSVPAARESYAGFVESGRADVSPWPELKGQVLLGSETFLAEMRARMGGVDHPEIPLIQRRSHRPSLDVLFPASESMSKVQRDEAIRAAFETHGYSMTAIARQTGLHYSTVSKIVKGVR